In one window of Aphidius gifuensis isolate YNYX2018 linkage group LG4, ASM1490517v1, whole genome shotgun sequence DNA:
- the LOC122854464 gene encoding leucine-rich PPR motif-containing protein, mitochondrial, with amino-acid sequence MAFLQQCGNLIRVFVNLSASCQNILTPRLVVNNVFGGYVSSMSTTYSQKYAYSTTTNKQLDFDTSNNSKSMLLKLLEESLQSSQRDTSIEILEKLKTNQIEIRTHYYWPLLVQASTEGETSIISTIKHMLNLGVEIDHTTLIEFILPFINTSNPSMTLQKLTSIGLTLSQVKNSLVCYYLEHEKINETINFLTTTKGSLNFDKINNSLVKYFQLSNDVDGCSRILQFSTKYKNYAGIFLDKIFLTKTNKYDILVLDKFINSFEQHKIYISSDTLKLLRDNFSSNNYKDHFNILMRLNNIENVNLEQLNSERLSGIPHPHNMTLEELECHLVELKSKGFNTRGVLRKLLIIHCKNNNLNRVEELRDEIKKSDMIMSPAMKAHLLDIYTKNENVDEVCFFIMDLQKNHPSFVIDSFKLINAATMLVKHNKIQKTLEIINSYGNALHQAPSECWKLLDTIARSEHAEMTHNFLITLVKKNYCEINNTILGPLIRRHLIKNDLVSAVDTFDVLSKMYSLTPLKQELICALVETKSDDKIAKLLKIVSDIVLSTHGQPTLDMELTIAYAKHGMIDELKNLLKNFVHLNVLIENSTKHIPDDFKENILINILEASKGLEKIDRVGIYELILDIYCKNENYQAAIELWNKIKLEDVIPPLTLKTKFTNLLSRHNVPVPQ; translated from the exons ATGGCATTTCTACAGCAATGTGGAAATTTGATTCGAGTGTTTGTGAATTTATCTGCATCTTGTCAAAACATACTTACACCAAGACTAGTAGTAAACAATGTATTTGGTGGTTATGTTAGCTCAATGTCAACAACATATTCACAAAAATATGCTTATTCAACAACAACTAATAAACAATTGGACTTTGATACatctaataattcaaaatcaatgttattaaaattattagaagAATCTTTACAATCCAGTCAACGAGATAcatcaattgaaatattagaaaaattaaaaacaaatcaaattgaaattaGAACACATTATTATTGGCCATTACTTGTTCAAGCATCAACAGAAGGAGAAACAAGtattatatcaacaattaaacatATGTTAAATTTAGGAGTTGAAATTGATCATACAACATtgatagaatttattttaccatttATTAACACATCAAATCCTTCAATgacattacaaaaattaacaagtattGGATTAACACTATCACAAGTTAAAAATTCACTTGTTTGTTATTATCTTgagcatgaaaaaataaatgaaacaattaattttttaacaacaacaaaaggaagtttaaattttgataaaataaataattcattagttaaatattttcaactttcaaatgatgttgatggttGTTCaagaattttacaattttcaacaaaatataaaaattatgctggtatatttcttgataaaatttttttaacaaaaacaaataaatatgatatattagtacttgataaatttataaattcatttgaacaacataaaatatatatttctagtgatactttaaaattattaagagataatttttcatcaaataattacaaagatcattttaatattttaatgagattaaataatattgaaaatgttaATCTTGAACAATTAAATTCTGAAAGATTATCAGGTATTCCACATCCACATAATATGACACTTGAAGAACTTGAATGTCAtcttgttgaattaaaatcaaaaggTTTTAATACACGTGGTGTgctaagaaaattattaataatacattgtaaaaataataatttaaatagagtTGAAGAGCTTagagatgaaattaaaaaatcagataTGATTATGTCACCAGCAATGAAAGCTCATCTTCTAGATATTTAtactaaaaatgaaaatgtcgatgaagtttgtttttttataatggatttacaaaaaaatcatccaaGTTTTGTCATTGACTCATTCAAGCTTATCAATGCAGCAACAATGCTGGTGAAgcataataaaatacaaaaaacattagaaattataaatagcTATGGAAATGCTTTGCATCAAGCACCATCTGAATGCTGGAAATTGTTAGATACAATAGCTAGAAGTGAACATGCTGAAATgactcataattttttaataacattagtcaaaaaaaattattgtgagATTAATAATACAATCTTGGGGCCTTTAATTCGACgtcatttgattaaaaatgatcTGGTATCTGCTGTTGATACATTTGATGTTCTTTCAAAAATGTATTCATTGACTCCACTAAAACAAGAGTTAATTTGTGCTCTAGTTGAAACAAAGAGTGATGATAAAATAgcaaaacttttaaaaattgttagtgATATTGTTTTAAGTACTCATGGACAACCAACACTTGATATGGAATTGACAATTGCTTATGCAAAACATGGAATGATTGAtgaacttaaaaatttattaaaa aactTTGtacatttaaatgttttaattgaaaattcaacaaaacatATTCCTGATGATTTTaaggaaaatattttaataaatattttagaagcAAGCAAAGgattagaaaaaattgatcGAGTAGGAATTTATGAActaattttagatatttatt gcaaaaatgaaaattatcaagCTGCTATTGAGCTgtggaataaaattaaattagaagATGTTATTCCTccattaacattaaaaacaaaatttacaaatttattatcaagacACAATGTTCCTGTACCTcaatag
- the LOC122854466 gene encoding zinc finger protein OZF-like — protein sequence MDDTKTITDDEFACSYCSRTICDEESHECQSKGRRGGKGYYISKRSYACIQEINPELADNISEDRSDDGRPAKQMKYDTHYENWFECNMCFTTFSHRDRLTEHLNSHRLKRPINHWCDFCQTEFPRNAILQKHIASVHEAEYLVQNKCFKCTGCCRVFTKEDDAFTHASRHCSFIIQNKYSNKDQLIHEVYIENVYICEFCNECYSLPTTLHDHRSRKHVTEDYHCSTCDKSFTSRKQLVLHIQNNEHLEDFRILWINRYFVCKYCNKTFLHYSSFLSHVIQHQDDEPYSCRICNRTFTNYDEVCAHRENAHSYQLIIQERSSRSYVCPYCQKELENEMEFAKHMRSHTAAHFARRFPPENE from the exons ATGGAtgatacaaaaacaattactGATGATGAATTTGCTTGTTCATATTGTTCACGAACAATATGTGATGAAGAATCACATGAATGTCAGTCAAAAGGTAGAAGAGGAGGAAAAGGATATTACATATCAAAAAGATCATATGCTTGTATTCAAGAAATTAATCCTGAATTAGCTGATAATATTTCTGAAGATCGTAGTGATGATGGTCGTCCAGCAAAGCAAATGAAATATGATACACACTATGAAAAttg gTTCGAGTGTAACATGTGTTTTACGACATTTAGCCATCGTGATCGTTTGACTGAACATTTGAATAGCCATCGTTTAAAAAGACCAATAAATCATTGGTGTGATTTTTGTCAAACTGAATTTCCTCGTAATGCTATTTTACAAAAACACATTGCAAGTGTACATGAAGCAGAATATTTAGtacaaaataaatgttttaaatgcACTGGTTGTTGTCGTGTATTCACAAAAGAAGATGATGCATTTACTCATGCATCACGTCATTgtagttttattattcaaaataaatattcaaacaaggatcaattaattcatgaagtttacattgaaaatgtatatatatgtgaattttGTAATGAATGTTACAGTCTTCCAACAACACTTCATGATCACAGAAGTAGAAAACATGTTACTGAAGATTATCATTGTTCAACATGTGATAAAAGTTTTACATCACGTAAACAACTTGTTTtacatatacaaaataatgaaCATTTAGAAGATTTTCGTATATTATGGATAAATCgttattttgtttgtaaatattgtaataaaacatttttacattattcatcatttttatcacaTGTTATACAACATCAAGATGATGAGCCTTATTCATGTAGAATTTGTAATCGTACATTTACAAATTATGATGAAGTTTGTGCACATCGTGAAAATGCACACAGTTATCAACTTATTATACAAGAACGTTCATCAAGATCTTATGTTTGTCCTTATTGTCAAAAAGAATTAGAAAATGAAATGGAATTTGCTAAACACATGAGATCTCATACTG CTGCACACTTTGCTCGACGTTTTCCACcagaaaatgaataa
- the LOC122853708 gene encoding solute carrier organic anion transporter family member 2B1-like: protein MAGPSIGFQFSAITLSKFILLNSTPSITPNDPRWLGAWWLGWIVFSVIIFIMALKEVVSFWSTIEAFIRLAKNKTLVCINIASVLFVFGYCPFWYHVVKYIEVVYQLSASVSASETGNVSLWCGGLGIILSGIIVATFKPSARYLAGFNAFSCAVTSNSGRLLTCTDSCTCEFSKYNPICTEDNRTFVSPCHAGCQHFTTGEDGSITYTKCSCVNSKDQGLPSEIYDNHLPSPTERLGTAKPGACKVDCTDQKDLFMIVFSVITFIVSAGAVPSFLLSLRCVDKRDKALTMGVNLAIIGLFALMISPIIFARIFDDTCLFWGKTNTSSGNCWLYDSGKLRYRFNLISAAFVGVGTFFYMAVWYLVRDLKIFDDEKNRAVRF, encoded by the exons ATGGCAGGGCCATCAATTGGTTTTCAATTCAGTGCAATTACTCTCAGCAAATTTATTCTTCTTAATTCAACTCCATCTATAACACCAAATGATCCAAGATGGCTTGGAGCTTGGTGGCTTGGATGGATAGTGTTttcagttataatttttatcatggcCT TAAAAGAAGTTGTATCATTTTGGAGTACAATTGAAGCTTTCATACgtttagcaaaaaataaaacattggtATGCATCAATATAGCATCtgttctttttgtttttggcTATTGTCCATTTTGGTATCATGTTGTTAAATACATTGAAGTTGTATATCAACTATCAGCATCAGTATCTGCTTCTGAAACAGGTAATGTTTCTTTATGGTGTGGTGGATTAGGAATAATATTATCTGGAATAATTGTTGCCACATTTAAACCAAGTGCTAGATATTTAGCAGGATTTAATGCATTCTCATGTG CTGTTACTTCTAATTCTGGAAGATTGTTAACATGTACTGATAGTTGTACATGTGAATTTTCTAAATACAACCCAATTTGTACTGAAGATAACAGAACATTTGTGTCACCATGTCATGCAGGATGCCAGCATTTTACT aCTGGGGAAGATGGTTCAATAACTTACACAAAATGTAGCTGTGTAAATAGTAAAGATCAAGGATTACCAAGTGAAATATATGACAATCATTTACCATCACCAACAGAAAGATTGGGTACAGCAAAACCTGGTGCATGTAAAGTTGACTGCACGGATCAAAAAGATTTGTTTATGATTGTTTTTAGTGTTATAACATTCATTGTATCAGCTGGAGCAGTGCCAAGTTTCTTGCTTTCATTGAGATGTGTAGATAAAAGAGACAAAGCTCTAACAATGGGTGTTAATCTTGCAATAATTGGTCTTTTTGCATTAATGATATCTCCAATTATATTTGCACGcatttttg ATGACACTTGTCTTTTTTGGGGTAAAACTAATACCAGCTCAGGAAATTGCTGGTTATACGATAGTGGAAAGCTACGATACAGATTTAATCTAATTTCAgctg cttTTGTTGGAGTTGGAACATTTTTCTACATGGCAGTTTGGTATTTAGTAAgggatttaaaaatttttgatgatgaaaaaaatcgaGCAGTAAGATTTTAA